A segment of the Aureliella helgolandensis genome:
CCGAAGCCAACGCTAGAGCAAGTGCTAGTGAGAACCAAGACCCTCGAGTTGCTCGTCCCCGTAGGAAGAAATAGCAACTCACCGGCAAGAATGCTAGAGCGATTGTGGCTAGCAAAAATCCCCCCAGGTTGGCCGAGGCGGACGCGGCAAACTCGCAGCGGGTGAACAGGGCCCATGAGGTCGTCATGCCGCAGGCGGGGCAGGGGCGATTCAGCCAAACCATGGAAAGGCAGGCAGGCAGCCCCAATTGTTGGTGGGTGCCGATTCCCGCTGCTGCCGGCTCAAGGCTGCGAGCTAGGATCAGCAGCCCCAGCGTGCCACCGCCCACCAGCAGGCAGAGCCAACGGAGGCTTGCAGGCAACTTGCGCGGAGAACGAAGCGAGGGAGGCCCCTCGGTCTGGGGCGATTGATGCGGCATGCGGTCGGAGTGTTGCTCTAAAGAACTTGACGGTCGCGCTGTGCCTGCGCCACAAATTGGTCAATGAGAGATTCACGCCAATGGATGCGACCAATCTGCATGCATTTTCCGGTTTCCATATGAGCATCGAACCAGGTGCCGTTGAGTCGAACGTCTTCGGTCGCAACTTGGAATGGGAGTGGAACTCCCTTAATTGTAGCCGTATGCACAGCCTCTATCTTTCGAC
Coding sequences within it:
- a CDS encoding DUF2752 domain-containing protein is translated as MPHQSPQTEGPPSLRSPRKLPASLRWLCLLVGGGTLGLLILARSLEPAAAGIGTHQQLGLPACLSMVWLNRPCPACGMTTSWALFTRCEFAASASANLGGFLLATIALAFLPVSCYFFLRGRATRGSWFSLALALALASALGAAAMQSWLR